gaaaatcaaaacgatataccatttgaaacggaaggagtatttGAAATATCTAGTGCGAGGGGGAAAGCGAACCGTGACCCGCTACCATCCGAACCGTGCCTATTGTAGCGTTCGAACGTTCGATGCtactccatttcaaattataagtcattccaatatttttgaagagtcaaactattttatatctaactaaaattatagagaggatcacaaaagtTTCTaacaccgaatagatatactatgaaaatatatttaataaagaaactaTTGATACTTATTTGGTACCATGAATATtaatactttattgtataaatttgatcaaatttgagatgctttaaagttagaatgacttataatttggaacgggtAGAAAGTAAAATCATCTGTTGCAGACGCGCCGAACACTTATCACGCACtccaaataaaataagcctTGTACGGTTTTCTCCTGCGTGCGTGTCCCACGACTCGATGTCAACACCGGACCCATCGAACCGTAGTTTTGTTCGGCTGGGCTGGCTTCTGGAGTTCGAACCAGACTGGCTGTGCTCTTAGAACTCGTGGCATATTTGCTAGTTAAGCTAGTGATGCAAATATTCGAGCCATCTAGCTAGTGGATTCTCGAACACTCTCAAGCCATCTAGACTGGTTTTGATCTTGACGTTTGAAGGTTCTGGGCTTTTTCAAAGTCGGCGTTTTGACTCATGTGCTTGTATGCTTTGTGCAACTTGCATATCTATAGCATTCGGTTGCGACCCTATACCAACGAGTTAGGCTGTTAGCGCAAAGGCTTGCTTGTTAAGTTTCTATTTGTGTATAAACtgccttttttttataaaaaaatacatgcaCAAAAAGAAACCaccacccaaaaaaaaataaagagtaAATGCTGCAGTAAAGTTTGCATCAGTACCACCGGTATGAGGTGATCACTAGCCAGAACAGTTTGCCACGGCTAACGCATCATAACACATTAGTGGTATTCAGGCATCGTAAACAACAGGAATACTGTTTGTGTATTCAGTTCTTGATCAAGATGGATCAGCTCAGAAAATCCACGAACTAAATGACAAAAGCCATACCATGTAGATATTGACTGATCAGGAGACGGCTGACATGAACTTAGAAAATGGTAACATCACCAAAAGCAAGCAATTCAGTTGACTCCGCAACAACATATATAATGTCCATGCAATACTATTACTCAAATTGTAGCTTGCATTCAGGAACTGATTATCAAACATTCATACCGTTAAATGGTCTCCATGTTTTGTTCAGATCCCTGTTCAAAATGATACTAAAGTAGTTGCAGTTGCATAACAGTAGTACAAATTTAACCAGACTGTGGACACATCAGCCCATGATGCTTGAGTAAGGTTACTCCATGCATAGTTAGCAAAATAAGTAGCAGTCTAGACAAGCTAGTAAGGTTGCTTATCAGTTCCTAGTCACCGGCAAGGTTACACCCGAAGCAGATCTTGGACAAGTAAGCACGAGAGCAGGAACCTCTGCAAACAAAGATGAAAATATTAGGTGATTGGAGCACAAAAGGATTCCACACGTATACTATGCATTTGCATCAAAATGTGGTGAGCTTATTGACACCGGTACAAACTAGGAATGAGATAAAATACTAATAAACCCAAGTGAGCTTCTAAAACTTCTTTAGGCGTATCAGCAAATTTCTGTCCCTGCATCCTCTTTGTTGCTAATAAATAAACTTGGACTAGAAAACATAACTCATGGCGTACACGTACCTTCCACTCACGCATTTCTGAGCACCTTCAGCAGTGGCAATGCAGCACTACAAAACATCCTTTTGGGTTGATGTTTACTAAATTGATAAGCCCTTCCCAGCAGACCAAGGTTGGGATTCAGAATCGGTGAAGATCCAAGACCTGCTGATTTACCCCGAGACTTTTCAAGCCCTTCGAGACTGCGTTTGTCATCTAATCGGATCATCTTAAAACATGACCTGGCTTTCAGAACTGATCTCCAAAATGGGAAAAAACTTCTCCGTGCGTATTTGAGTTCCCATCCTCTAGGTATCCTGTTTCTCACAACCTGTATCATAGTGAACAAAAGATCCAAATGTCAGAAATTGCATACCAAAACATTTCAGCATGAGCAGCAGGCAGTAATAGCTTGGTATATTACATGTTATCGGAATTGTCTTAGAGTGGGATATCATAGTATAATTCAAGCAATTAATATTCTTCTAGAGTGGGATATCATGTAACTAAAGTTCATTACTTCCCTCAATTCCCTTTTCCAAGGAGCTGTGCTCACAAAGGCTAAGAAAATTCTAAATTTGACAATTTACAAAAGAAGGAGTTCAAGTGGTCCAAATAGACAGGCTGCTTTGTGTGGGTGTACATGCATAATTAAGAATAGATAAATTAGGGGCAACTACGAAGAACTAGCACTAAATCTAGTAGCACGCCTCAAACCAGAACCTTCCATAAGATGTATCCTATTTAAAAACCCAGATAATCTGACAGTGAAGTAGTTCTAGATATAAGACAGTTGGGCATTTTGCCCTTTCTGTTTTCATTGATCCAGTTGTCAGTCCAACAAGGCTTGTTTATTAAGCTTGGAGCCAGTCCCTTTCAAACAAAAGAAAGCCAAATCTGTTACACTAAACCAGAACATAGACAACATGTTTGCAAATACTTTAAGCTGCTCAACCACCTATCATCTAGAGAAACTGCCATTATGACCATAGCAAGCAATACATGGTTTGCTATAAGCTTTAGTGATTAGCTTATGGCACAATTTCCTCTGTTCCTCTAATATTTCCTCACAAGCAGAGTTAATTCACCAGCAACCCAAAAAGATGGTAAACTCGGTAAGACTATAAAATATCATGCAGGTTATTAAATGGCAACAGTGTCAGTAACAAATACCCAACCCTAGTTTTCGGATCATATTTATCTGTAGATAAACTGGACATAGTGATTTAACCAATAAAATGTTTTCCAACAGGTAAAGACACCCAAATCCAGGAATTTTTGGAGAATCAGATTCCAGTTCCCCAACATAAACTTAAAAACAGAAAGCAACCAAAAAGAGGGGATATCACTCTATCAACTTTGTCATGCCTAAAACCATTACCTTTTTTGCAGAATGTTGACAACCCGCCTCGACTCTGAACATATCCCCTGTTTTCCATCACAGAACAAATGGTGCTCATGTTCTCAAATTTTGAAAGAGTTATTTCAATTAAGACATTACACAAGTACTGACATACCATGGTTGTTAGGCAACTCTTTTTCGGACAATACATTCTCATAGGGGCAGCTTCAAAAACAAGTAGAACAAAGAAATGACAAAGAAATGAACAAGCATATTGATGGTGCAGCTGTATGTAAAATTATAATCATTGAAGCAAAGCAAAAAGGAGGTGTAGAAATAGTACAGATTTCCAACGTCGATGCTTTCTCCAGGAGGATAAAAACCACCATCTTTGAGAATAGATGAGACGTGTTCATGTACCTCTTTATGGGATACACGCATGTTATGGGGCACCTGCACATCATATTTATCTTTTTTGAGACATGAGTGATTATGCTATTGTGATAGGTCAGTGGGTCACGTGATGTTGATGATGCAGTGATGAATCAATTGATAAAGACTGTCATGAAACACTAACATAACCATTGGCAGCATAGATGACAGCAAATTGGTATGCAAAAGTTTTCAGATAAAAGAAATCACATTGCCATAGCCGTACACATGTATTTTTGTTTAATAAAAGTATGAAACATGTTAACTACATCGGATCCTTGTAGCATATCAGAACACGTCCCGCCAAGAGGGGCAACCGCCGGCCTTCCCGCGCCGCCAAGGACTTTTCTGCACCAGGTAGATCTCCGACCACCAGACTCCCGAAGTCCCGCTCCACCGCAGTCGCATCAGGCTGAGCCTGGCGGCCTGATTTGTGCTGGTCTGTGCTCAGTGCGCcccagaggaagaggaaggtaCCGGAGAGATAGGAGAGGCACCAGAGCAGCTTCCCGCATGGTCAACTTCCCTGCAGGTCGGAGCAGGCCGAGGCCGCTCCACGCCCCGCGCATCCATCCATCGAGGGAGGGAGGTGAGCTGCCACAGACGCATGCGGGCTGAGGGAGACAGAGGTCGGGGATTTCAGATTTTTCGGTGTGGGCTCAGACGCGAAGTGCGGGAGAGGCAGTGAACTGCTCATGTAGCACGGCTTGCATAGGGGATTGGAGAGAGAATGCGATATATGCCCTGTTCTGCTTCACTTGCGTCTAGCTTCAATTTTGCTTGAACCACATGCAGGACTAGTAGTTGCTTGCGAGTTGCATCGGTAGATATTGTTCGCTTTCGAGTCTGCAGGAATTGTTAGCATCAATTCCCTGGTACCATGGCTTACTAATTCTTCCATTAATCCGTGTAGTTGCAATCAACTTATATGGGCAAAAAAACACAGCTCAGTTTTAAAACCCTGTTCATGATAGTTGCTTGATATGAATAGAATATGGAAGAGTTGAATATAGGAGTCTAATATGAGAGGTTTGCTGGAGATCATTGTCAAGTAGGAGAGAGAAATTGGATGAGAGACTCTCATTTATCTGGAATAGGGGGACAAAATAGGAGGTaggttggagttgctctaagtgCTATAAAACATAAGTTTCCCGTACTGAAGATGAAGTACTGATATCTTGACATGTTCATTAGAAAATAAAATTTCCATGCCGAAGATGAAGCACCGATGCTGACTGTGCTGATAATGTCATCATATATTGAGTAAGATGCTCTTAGTCATTAAACTTGTCACAGTGTCATCTAGCTCCCAAGACACTTAAAGTGGAGATCAAAGACCATAAACTTGTTTAAGTGTGCCACTCGGGACCAGATCTCCCAAATCATCATGTATTTTCCTACGTTCGTATTAATGTGGCAGCTCTTAAGGCATGCCACATAGGCATCTTCATGCTGACTAGGAAGATGTGGACCTCGAGTGGGACACTTAACAAGTTTAGGGTCACAAAAATGCATTGTTCAAGTTTAGGGACCTAAATGACACCGAGGGAAGTGTTCAAGGACTGCCAGTGCATTCTTCATCTTTTATGGTATGCAAATCCACTAATataacatgtatttgaaattGCAATAGTTCTAACACAAACCTCAAGTCACTGGTAACTGTCCATCGTAGCTACTGCACTTCATAAATTGACATATTCATCATTTATAAGCAAGTATTCCAAACAGTCTATCAATGCGCATGTAATTAACAAACATAATAACATTGTAAATCAGGATGACTCCATGTCAACACTTTTGTTGTGCTCACTTACAGGAATTTTAGTATTTACTATACCTAATACATATCGACTGCATAAAAGCAAACTAAGAATTTTAATACAGTTATTGTAGATAATCAGTACAGACAAAATGTAGAAACAAAGTTAATGTGTCAAACCTAAAAAAAAATGTGCACCAAATGAATATTAACCATTCAACACtccaaaagaaataaaataaaatctaaTTACTAGCATGGACATATGTACTATAAAAACTTATTTCCAATATATCAATGTGGTACTTCGAGGCTTGGCTAGGTAGCCTTAAAATAAAGTACATCAGGTTTAGATGATGAAAGACATTTCAAAATCAGTAATTGGTACCAACCGCCTGAAGGCCTTTTTCGTCATAGATTACTTAAACAATTGGTGACAATTTCCTTAAAGGCCAATTTCTCTGCATTCTCAGTGAAACCAGTGGAGATGGGTTTTAGCTTCCAAGTAAGTTTAATCAAGAAGACAGATATGCAGTCCACCTTTTGGTACAACTTAATACTCTATAGGCATTAGCATTAACCTGAAGCTGAAGTGCCCCCAAGAGGGCCTAAAATAAGTTTATGCAAGTTATAGCTATTCTATTCAAACCATAAATAAACCGCTTTATGCAAGTTATAGCTATCCCATTCAAAACAGTTTTATGGTAGCTTCCAAACTAATCTGAAACCATTGCCTAAACCTATAAGAGTCTGATGTTTTGTTCTTTCTCTCAATGATTTGAGAAGTTCCAGCATTTTTATTAATCATGTTAATGCAGGAACACCAACAAAGGGTGGAAGGCGTTCTTGAGCCAAGGGAACGATATGTCTGAGGCTCTGAGGCATGTTTTTCTAAAAAGTCTGTGGTTGCTATGTTACTGCAAGTACACACTTGGCAAAAAAGACTAGAATTGTAACTACTGCTACAAACAACTCAGTACCTCTGGATGTGATCGAATATATGCATCAAGGTCTTCACCAACTTTGAGAATTGCACGGACAAGCAGTAATGCAGCAGAAGTAAGCTTTTTCTCCATCTCCAACcccttatttttctttttcttttgacccgTCTCTGTCTGCACCACCAAGTTAATTGTGCGGGTATGAATACGGTTTATGATAATAGAAAACCCATCTTGCTTGCCATTGCCATTTTTCTTGCGGGATGATTTAATAGAAAACCCTTCTGGCTTGCTACTGCCATTAATCTTGCAGGATGGTCCCCCACGGATCTGCTCTTGAGCTGCCAAGAGTAAAACTGCAGTCTGAACAAGTTTTCCATCCTTTATGTAATTCCAGAGCTCATTAACAAGATTATCAGTATTTTCCGCGAGCAGTCTAGTCGTATCCAAGAAGATTTTCTGCAAAAACATCCAAAGGAACATAATTCCAGGGTTTTTAGAATTTTTACAGCAGCACAATGCTGACCAACTACAAGAAATATTGCCACGCCTgaataaaacaaaatcaaaccTTAAACTTTGCTGCGTCTACTGGAATTTGCAAACTCCTAACTAATTAAAAATGTGTATCGACGCATGGACACGTCATGTATTCAATAAGTGGATATATAAGAATGCTCAATACTTAGGTTGCGGCATTGGTGTTTTGAGATAAGAGCTCAATAACTTTTAGAGTTAATTACGCAATGTTCAATACAAAAGGTGCCGTAGTTTAAGAAAACCCCAAATGAAGCATGTTGTGTCACTTCATCCCTAAATAAACAAACCAAATTCTTCACTTTGCCCAATCCCTAGCTCTAATCCACAAAGTTCTACCCCACTTTATTGGACTGTGATCATGCTAAACAAACACAAATTCGAAGTCTCAGTCATCTGCCCACAAGTAAAAACTGACATGTCATCGCTGCAAGATCATGAAAACATATTAAAATTGTTATGTATTAGTCCAAATGTCATCTAATACGCCAGTTGCCCCTAAACAGCTAAAATTGTCTCACAGGACCCAAGTAGGGAGAGAGAAACTTGATGCCATGTCCTAATCCACCACTGCCAACACTAAAAGCTGGAGTAAGAGGGCataagggaggggaggggtatGTTAGAGGTAAAGGTGGGGCAAATGAAACAATACAGCATGTATATACGGGGTCAAATGCCACATCATGCTTTACGCAGGGTTTTTTTCCATATCATGGCATCTTCATATGGGGCAAAGTGCAATTCACTCTACTTTTTAATTTTGTTATGCTGCAAAAGTAGCAATTCGAGACATACCATCTCAGGTAGGCATAGCAGATGAATAAGCTTGCAAATGTAGTTTAGATTTGCCTGACTGTCTTCCAGATCCTCCTGGTCCGGAAATGCATTGTCCTCCAGATACTTATGCAGGCAAGTGTTCTCAACTGCAACATGGAGTGGGAGTAGGTCCTCAACAATATGAGCTCCTGCAGTGCGTACATTTGCTGATGCACCATAGCTGAAGAGCAACTTGACCATGTCAACAGAAAACATTTCAGCAGCTTGGTGGAGAGGGAAATATCCATGACGGTTCATGCAGTTGGGGTTGGCACGGAACCGAGTAAGCTCCGGTGCCTTGCCCTCCAAGGCAACTTTAGCACATTTCAAAGCATTTTGCTTGACCATCTGGGTGAAGGTTTGTGGGGTGATGATAAAACCCCATCCCATGCTGAGCCCCACTTGACTGAACAAGCGAAGGAAGCGCCTCACGCTATCCTTTTCCAGTATGGGCAACAAGCTGGGAAGTTCCTCGTAGAAGGATTCATTCACTTCCTGAATTGATAAATTCACAATTGAAAAGGGTAAATGACAATCAATTATCTATTAGTAGAAGAGATAACAAAATGAACAAAGTCTTCCTCTAATGCATCACAAGCCAACAAACAGAAAAGTCGAAATAGCTGAAAGATAAATCCTTCGAATTCTATAAATGAAGATAGAAAGGAACCCAAGGAGTACGGTCTGGAATGATTATGTTGGTTCTTCTTGATGTAGCAATAATTTCACTTCTTTCATGATACCACTGAGAGAGAAAATCTGTCAACAGCCGGAGCTAAGgaaagaaaacagaaaaaaaaaagaggaataaCATAAGTGTTGCTGTTAGTTAACCTACCTCCCTGACCAACCGGGCATGAGACTTCAAGTCAAGATCGGGAGCAGGACGGCATGGAGGATAGGGAGGATTCCATGGGTCCCACTCGTCCATGACTGGTCCAGAAAGTGCAACTTCATTAGAAGCCGCCCTCGCTTCCTCCTTGTGTGTTGTCTCCATTTCTGCAGCCTTGATCT
This portion of the Setaria viridis chromosome 7, Setaria_viridis_v4.0, whole genome shotgun sequence genome encodes:
- the LOC117862846 gene encoding uncharacterized protein; protein product: METTHKEEARAASNEVALSGPVMDEWDPWNPPYPPCRPAPDLDLKSHARLVREWYHERSEIIATSRRTNIIIPDRTPWEVNESFYEELPSLLPILEKDSVRRFLRLFSQVGLSMGWGFIITPQTFTQMVKQNALKCAKVALEGKAPELTRFRANPNCMNRHGYFPLHQAAEMFSVDMVKLLFSYGASANVRTAGAHIVEDLLPLHVAVENTCLHKYLEDNAFPDQEDLEDSQANLNYICKLIHLLCLPEMKIFLDTTRLLAENTDNLVNELWNYIKDGKLVQTAVLLLAAQEQIRGGPSCKINGSSKPEGFSIKSSRKKNGNGKQDGFSIIINRIHTRTINLVVQTETGQKKKKNKGLEMEKKLTSAALLLVRAILKVGEDLDAYIRSHPEVPHNMRVSHKEVHEHVSSILKDGGFYPPGESIDVGNLCPYENVLSEKELPNNHGDMFRVEAGCQHSAKKVVRNRIPRGWELKYARRSFFPFWRSVLKARSCFKMIRLDDKRSLEGLEKSRGKSAGLGSSPILNPNLGLLGRAYQFSKHQPKRMFCSAALPLLKVLRNA